Proteins from a single region of Eublepharis macularius isolate TG4126 chromosome 9, MPM_Emac_v1.0, whole genome shotgun sequence:
- the ANKRD7 gene encoding ankyrin repeat domain-containing protein 7 encodes MKEKKFFRFGKKWKEQPSPSRPGASLSPSSPRVASEDGGYQLRIKELGKLHRAAAGGDLKKLQQLLKKHDLNQLDEANRYKDVTKNSSR; translated from the exons ATGAAAGAGAAGAAATTCTTCAGGTTTGGGAAGAAGTGGAAGGAGCAGCCGTCCCCGTCTCGCCCGGGGGCTTCTCTCTCGCCCTCCTCCCCGCGTGTCGCCTCCGAGGATGGCGGGTACCAGCTGCGGATCAAGGAGCTCGGCAAGTTGCACCGGGCGGCGGCCGGCGGGGACCTGaagaagctgcagcagctgctcaaGAAGCACGACCTGAACCAGCTGGATGAAGCCAACAG gtaCAAGGATGTTACCAAAAATTCTTCAAGATGA